From the genome of Streptacidiphilus rugosus AM-16, one region includes:
- a CDS encoding PadR family transcriptional regulator has translation MTIGHTLLGLLESGPRHGYDLKRAFDERFGHDRPLHYGQVYSTMARLLKNGLVEVDGIEPGGGPERKRYAITDAGLTDVEQWLASPEKPEPYLQNTLYTKVVLALLTDRSAQNILDTQRTEHLRLMRELTRRKIDGDFADQLICDHALFHLEADLRWLELTAARLDQLRAEVTA, from the coding sequence ATGACCATCGGACACACCCTGCTCGGGCTGCTCGAGTCCGGCCCCCGCCACGGCTACGACCTCAAACGCGCCTTCGACGAGCGCTTCGGCCACGACCGCCCGCTGCACTACGGGCAGGTCTACTCGACGATGGCCCGGCTGCTGAAGAACGGCCTCGTCGAGGTCGACGGCATCGAGCCGGGCGGCGGTCCCGAGCGCAAGCGCTACGCGATCACCGACGCCGGCCTGACCGACGTCGAGCAGTGGCTGGCCTCCCCGGAGAAGCCGGAGCCCTACCTCCAGAACACCCTGTACACCAAGGTCGTCCTCGCCCTGCTGACCGATCGCAGCGCGCAGAACATCCTGGACACCCAGCGCACCGAGCACCTCCGGCTGATGCGCGAGCTCACCCGCCGCAAGATCGACGGCGACTTCGCCGACCAGCTGATCTGCGACCACGCCCTGTTCCATCTGGAGGCCGACCTGCGGTGGCTCGAACTCACCGCCGCCCGCCTCGACCAGCTCCGCGCCGAGGTGACCGCATGA
- a CDS encoding ABC transporter ATP-binding protein — MTEQTTTEPVLSATALEKAYGATPALDGADFAIHAGETVAVMGPSGSGKSTLLHCLAGIVRPDAGVVRYQGRELSAMGDAERSALRREEFGFVFQFGQLVPELTCLENVALPLRLAGARRKDAEQRAARWLERLEVGELGRKRPGEVSGGQGQRVAVARALVGEPRVIFADEPTGALDSLNGERVMQLLSAAARETRAAVVLVTHEPRVAAYSDREVVVRDGRTRTNITAVAR; from the coding sequence ATGACCGAGCAGACCACCACCGAGCCCGTCCTCAGCGCCACCGCGCTGGAGAAGGCCTACGGCGCCACCCCGGCGCTCGACGGCGCCGACTTCGCCATCCACGCGGGCGAGACCGTCGCCGTGATGGGGCCCTCGGGCTCCGGCAAGTCGACGCTGCTGCACTGCCTGGCCGGGATCGTGCGGCCGGACGCGGGAGTGGTGCGGTACCAGGGGCGTGAGCTGTCCGCGATGGGCGACGCCGAGCGCAGCGCGCTGCGCCGGGAGGAGTTCGGCTTCGTCTTCCAGTTCGGACAGCTGGTCCCCGAGCTCACCTGCCTGGAGAACGTCGCGCTGCCGCTGCGCCTGGCGGGCGCCCGGCGCAAGGACGCGGAGCAGCGGGCGGCCCGCTGGCTGGAGCGGCTGGAGGTCGGCGAGCTGGGCCGCAAGCGTCCCGGCGAGGTGTCAGGCGGCCAGGGCCAGCGTGTCGCCGTCGCCCGCGCGCTGGTCGGGGAGCCCCGCGTGATCTTCGCCGACGAGCCGACGGGCGCGCTCGACTCGCTCAACGGCGAGCGGGTGATGCAACTGCTCTCCGCCGCCGCGCGGGAGACCCGTGCCGCCGTGGTGCTGGTCACCCACGAGCCCAGGGTCGCCGCCTACTCCGACCGCGAGGTCGTCGTCCGCGACGGCAGGACCAGGACGAACATCACGGCGGTCGCCCGGTGA
- a CDS encoding FtsX-like permease family protein yields MTAWLRDLRLGARFAVSGREGWFRTLLTAFGVGCAVALLMLATALPGMMNSRNTRGAERDLSYYGNPLAASATTILVRDANTTFHGDDVHGEWVKPEGDRVPTPPGLPAWPTDGTMYVSPALRALLASPEGALLKQRLPFRDVGTVGDAGLVGPGELAYYAGDAALTVPADGSRSQNSTYRTNSIGGHVITDGLSPMLMLLTVITFVVLLVPIGVFLATVVRIGGERRDRRLAALRLVGVDIRGTHRVAAGEALVGAVLGVASGFGIFLLARQFVAAVDLLGLSVFPSDIAPQAGLVGWISLVVPLLAVAVTTFSLRGVTIEPLGVMRSSTPPRRRLWWRLLAPAVGAALLLSTSFGTTFSSTAQRQLIAGVVLLLVGVTMLLPWVMERAVGRMNGGPVPVQLGSRRLQLSGGTASRAVSGVAVAVAGAIAVQSLFSAASGQFTTDTGRDLSRAQAGINGSVEDAAQATAVVSKLRGTAGVLGATSLLSDYSVAVPGSDQPLTVLVGDCTTLVEYAAITDCSDGGAYLVNNPPPGEPANDQQPALHPGEKVDLRGAALDTSHPIRPDYWKIPASLRSAPARVGPDGMPRTGLFVTPATLDPQRLGGVFLTSAIRLAPDDPDAIERARTAVAVAIPGLDVDSYSATKIDRKFSNIQRGLMVGAIVTLLLIAIGMAVSTTEQLRERKRLLAVLVAFGTKRSTLALSVLWQSAVPVVIGLALALAGGLGLGALLMRMTSSSIHFDWGVVTTMLGAGAGAVAVATLLSLPALWRLMRADGLRTE; encoded by the coding sequence GTGACCGCCTGGCTCAGGGACCTCCGCCTCGGCGCGCGCTTCGCCGTCAGCGGGCGCGAGGGCTGGTTCCGCACGCTGCTCACCGCCTTCGGCGTCGGCTGCGCGGTCGCCCTGCTGATGCTGGCGACCGCGCTGCCCGGCATGATGAACTCCCGCAACACCCGCGGCGCGGAACGCGACCTCAGCTACTACGGCAACCCGCTCGCCGCCTCCGCCACCACGATCCTGGTCCGCGACGCGAACACCACCTTCCACGGCGACGACGTGCACGGGGAGTGGGTCAAGCCCGAGGGTGACCGGGTGCCGACCCCGCCCGGCCTGCCCGCCTGGCCGACGGACGGCACGATGTACGTCTCCCCCGCGCTGCGCGCGCTGCTCGCCTCGCCGGAGGGGGCGCTGCTCAAGCAGCGGCTGCCGTTCCGCGACGTCGGCACGGTGGGCGACGCGGGCCTGGTCGGCCCGGGCGAGCTCGCCTACTACGCGGGCGACGCCGCGCTCACCGTCCCCGCGGACGGCTCGCGCTCCCAGAACAGCACCTACCGCACGAACAGCATCGGCGGGCATGTCATCACAGACGGGCTGTCGCCCATGCTGATGCTGCTCACCGTGATCACTTTCGTGGTCCTGCTGGTGCCGATCGGCGTCTTCCTCGCCACGGTCGTGCGGATCGGCGGAGAGCGCCGCGACCGCAGGCTGGCCGCGCTGCGGCTGGTCGGGGTCGACATCCGCGGCACCCACCGGGTGGCGGCGGGCGAGGCGCTGGTCGGCGCGGTGCTGGGAGTGGCGTCGGGCTTCGGCATCTTCCTGCTGGCCCGTCAGTTCGTGGCCGCGGTGGACCTGCTGGGCCTCAGCGTCTTCCCCTCCGACATCGCTCCGCAGGCCGGTCTGGTCGGCTGGATCTCCCTGGTCGTGCCGCTGCTCGCGGTGGCCGTCACCACGTTCTCGCTGCGCGGGGTCACCATCGAACCGCTCGGGGTGATGCGCAGCAGCACCCCGCCGCGGCGCAGGCTCTGGTGGCGGCTGCTGGCCCCCGCGGTCGGCGCGGCGCTGCTGCTCTCGACGAGTTTCGGCACCACCTTCAGCAGTACGGCGCAGCGCCAGCTCATCGCCGGCGTGGTGCTGCTGCTGGTCGGCGTCACCATGCTGCTGCCCTGGGTGATGGAGCGGGCCGTCGGCCGGATGAACGGCGGCCCGGTGCCGGTGCAGCTCGGCAGCAGGCGGCTCCAGCTCTCCGGCGGCACGGCGTCCCGTGCCGTGAGCGGCGTGGCCGTGGCGGTGGCCGGAGCGATCGCGGTGCAGAGCCTCTTCTCCGCCGCGTCGGGCCAGTTCACCACCGACACCGGCCGGGACCTCTCCCGCGCCCAGGCCGGGATCAACGGCTCCGTCGAGGACGCCGCCCAGGCGACGGCGGTGGTGTCGAAGCTGCGCGGCACCGCGGGGGTGCTGGGCGCGACGAGTCTGCTCAGCGACTACAGCGTGGCCGTGCCCGGCTCGGACCAGCCGCTCACCGTCCTGGTCGGCGACTGCACGACGCTGGTCGAGTACGCCGCGATCACCGACTGCTCCGACGGCGGCGCGTACCTCGTGAACAACCCGCCTCCGGGCGAGCCCGCGAACGACCAGCAGCCGGCGCTCCACCCCGGCGAGAAGGTGGACCTTCGCGGCGCCGCCCTCGACACCTCGCATCCGATCCGGCCGGACTACTGGAAGATCCCGGCCTCGCTGCGCTCGGCGCCGGCCCGCGTCGGTCCCGATGGCATGCCCAGGACCGGGCTCTTCGTCACCCCGGCGACGCTCGACCCGCAGCGCCTCGGCGGAGTCTTCCTGACCAGCGCGATCCGGCTGGCCCCTGACGACCCGGACGCCATCGAGCGCGCCCGGACGGCCGTGGCCGTGGCGATCCCCGGGCTCGACGTCGACTCCTACAGCGCGACCAAGATCGACCGGAAGTTCTCCAACATCCAGCGCGGCCTGATGGTCGGCGCGATCGTCACCCTGCTGCTGATCGCGATCGGCATGGCCGTCTCGACCACGGAGCAGTTGCGCGAGCGCAAGCGACTGCTGGCCGTGCTGGTGGCCTTCGGCACCAAGCGCTCCACGCTGGCCCTCTCGGTGCTGTGGCAGAGCGCGGTCCCGGTCGTGATCGGCCTCGCCCTCGCCCTCGCCGGCGGCCTCGGGCTGGGCGCGCTGCTGATGCGGATGACCTCCAGCTCGATCCACTTCGACTGGGGCGTGGTCACGACGATGCTCGGCGCCGGCGCGGGAGCGGTGGCCGTGGCCACCCTGCTCAGCCTGCCGGCGCTGTGGCGCCTGATGCGCGCGGACGGCCTCCGCACGGAGTAG
- a CDS encoding DUF402 domain-containing protein, producing the protein MASDERVTVLHNERLRAAGIRRGNVVAYDWGFHQDGADHVQRTFVLLDEHMQINQPVLFPPEQRGWWYCDLVSLEWDVSSRGLLRTQDLWIDVVIGPPDHPYRLLDLDDYADALADGRIGPAQAADGLRRTQRFLDRRVNRRHEATQAWPDFPPAEVEELLGADLPCDWRLLG; encoded by the coding sequence GTGGCCTCCGACGAGCGAGTGACCGTTCTGCACAACGAGAGACTGAGGGCGGCGGGAATCCGTCGCGGCAACGTCGTCGCCTACGACTGGGGCTTTCACCAGGACGGGGCCGATCACGTCCAGCGCACGTTCGTGCTGCTCGACGAGCACATGCAGATCAACCAGCCGGTGCTGTTCCCGCCGGAGCAGCGCGGCTGGTGGTACTGCGACCTCGTGAGCCTGGAGTGGGACGTCTCCAGCCGTGGCCTTCTGCGGACCCAGGACCTGTGGATCGACGTCGTCATCGGTCCACCGGACCACCCATACCGCCTGCTCGACCTGGACGACTATGCCGACGCTCTCGCGGACGGACGCATCGGCCCCGCGCAGGCCGCCGACGGACTGAGGCGAACGCAGCGCTTCCTCGACCGTCGCGTCAACCGTCGGCACGAGGCGACGCAGGCATGGCCGGACTTCCCGCCGGCCGAGGTGGAGGAACTCCTCGGCGCCGACCTGCCGTGCGACTGGCGTCTGCTGGGCTGA